The following are encoded together in the Hydractinia symbiolongicarpus strain clone_291-10 chromosome 14, HSymV2.1, whole genome shotgun sequence genome:
- the LOC130625280 gene encoding bromodomain-containing protein 1-like isoform X2 produces the protein MDIATMLKDLQRQKCPLECPVCQKVYRSFSGISYHVIKFHSNGQIHNPTPNGFDTLSVSQSARKQPLSYADAQRMVEFDIKGNLIRNLISEPLDIEIEIDASEEEEIVMAPSPTKPPTRGTPRKRGRGRGRLVHYKHRYSDYMKKTLAAEEKKVPLPSAVYTIIPSEEILEHKVPQRTTYYRFIDKATDELDEEVEYGMDEEDYIWLEQINEIRKQSNLLPVSQEVLEMLLDRLEKESHFETRTITGDPYNLIDEDAVCSICCDGECSNSNVILFCDMCNLAVHQECYGVPYIPEGQWLCRKCLQSPSKPVDCLLCPTKSGAFKQTDTNGWAHVVCALWIPEVCFANTVFLEPIDSIANIPSARWKLLCYICKKKQGACIQCFKTNCYTAFHVTCAQQGGLYMKIEPGRTETGQATVKKVAYCDAHTPKHASRGFGTPCNSDYCSDEDSDTGSVHSKSSITSKPKNAQYQTPSAKLKEVQKKLIEKQSFKLPAVHIPFVPAHRLSKIVAKVAIAKKSQFIHQLQSYWMLKRQSRNGVPLLRRLQMNTGTGVNRNQREEYTLEELSQSKELKEQLRYWQQLRHDLERVRLLIELIRKREKMKKEQYRMKQQIIDLKLKPLQIEMERTLVLLQERDTTGIFAEPVKPEEFVDDFNLMVQNCLDFNHEGTLYYRAAVRLRTQCKQIIKAARKRIKQAGIDSQTGLHLDRPPALSGRCESLSEDDVSSLVENPFMTIDEKVEDLEQKLEFASTIQNALKRLARQKKLRKEIAKLRRQKSKMDHSSETDGANAAKAQLTTETPRVKKRGRKRRIDRERRNEVYNGEVKIEPKPTIPSDLRLDVPITEQVATQVDQTGEQLHTQDRLSPIFIEPEKVERNPSPGRSRRSGILFKKKQYQPVKPSPLVLYSSTTSDDDKRSPSSIKLKLRLESGGSNKVNGVGEFDLDNETLTSENEDPNIRVFSHSPSNMSKLSSPQRRDAAAEIREMNGIANGEVNEADVDDCFLDETETHSDANLLCSRKRTYTSSSANSDSEGNFVHRRKTSKRGRQRSTKLSLKQEFSDLEGLADIKYGIYMVNADEQDLYDPKCYPISLEMLTLTWAKCKGYPSYPALTIDPEMPRSGYQANGVPIPIPPIEVLQMNDDDQKYLVLFFDARRTWQWLPRDKMEPLGVDSRLDELKLIESKKPSMRKNVQEAYKRAITFRRRLEVGENSDGEEIVPVNGDGNGSPFNGLKSPSKALVTGTSENVPTFSDKNEVCNFEHVVRDVKHNEENISLNLVEAT, from the exons ATGGATATTGCTACTATGCTGAAAGATTTGCAGAGGCAGAAGTGCCCGCTTGAATGTCCAGTTTGTCAAAAAGTATACCGTAGCTTCAGTGGTATTAGTTATCATGTTATTAAATTTCATTCCAATGGACAGATTCACAATCCAACACCAAATGGGTTTGATACCCTCTCAGTGTCTCAAAGTGCAAGAAAGCAGCCTCTATCATATGCAGATGCTCAGCGAATGGTTGAATTTGATATTAAAGGAAATCTTATTAGAAACTTAATCTCAGAACCCTTGGATATAGAGATTGAAATTGATGCTAGTGAAGAGGAAGAAATTGTCATGGCTCCCTCACCTACTAAGCCTCCAACTCGTGGAACACCTCGTAAAAGAGGAAGAGGCCGTGGGAGGCTTGTACATTATAAACATAGATATTCAGATTATATGAAAAAGACATTAGCAGCAGAAGAAAAAAAGGTTCCTTTACCTTCTGCAGTATATACTATTATACCTAGTGAAGAAATATTAGAACATAAAGTTCCCCAGCGAACTACTTATTACAGATTTATAGACAAGGCAACTGACGAACTTGACGAAGAAGTTGAATATGGAATGGATGAAGAGGATTACATATGGTTAgaacaaataaatgaaattcGAAAACAGTCAAACTTGTTGCCAGTGTCCCAAGAAGTACTTGAAATGCTTCTTGATAGATTGGAAAAAGAATCACATTTTGAAACAAGAACCATTACAGGCGATCCTTATAATTTAATTGATGAAGATGCAGTTTGTAGTATATGCTGCGATGGTGAATGTAGTAATAgtaatgttattttattttgtgatatGTGTAACTTGGCTGTACATCAAGAATGCTATGGTGTACCATATATTCCAGAGGGACAGTGGTTGTGTCGGAAATGTTTACAGTCACCGTCAAAACCGGTTGATTGTCTACTTTGTCCGACTAAAAGTGGAGCCTTCAAACAAACAGATACAAATGGCTGGGCTCATGTTGTTTGTGCACTATGGATACCTGAAGTTTGCTTTGCTAACACTGTATTTCTAGAACCAATTGACTCAATAGCAAATATTCCTTCTGCTCGATGGAAACTACTCTGTTATATATGCAAAAAGAAGCAGGGAGCATGTATtcaatgttttaaaacaaattgtTATACAGCTTTTCATGTAACCTGTGCACAACAGGGAGGTTTATATATGAAAATAGAACCAGGACGAACTGAAACTGGACAAGCAACGGTTAAAAAAGTTGCATATTGTGATGCTCACACACCAAAGCACGCTTCCCGTGGTTTTGGTACACCATGCAACAGTGATTATTGTAGTGACGAGGATAGTGACACAGGTTCTGTGCATAGCAAATCATCTATTACTTCTAAACCAAAAAATGCTCAATATCAAACACCCTCAGCAAAGTTGAAGGAAGTACAAAAGAAGTTGATtgaaaaacaaagttttaaattaCCTGCAGTTCACATTCCTTTTGTCCCAGCCCACAG acTGAGCAAAATTGTGGCTAAAGTGGCAATTGCTAAGAAGTCACAATTTATACATCAACTTCAATCATACTGGATGCTGAAAAGACAGTCCCGTAATGGTGTACCATTATTAAGGAGACTTCAAATGAACACTGGCACAGGTGTAAATAGAAATCAGCGTGAAGAATAT ACATTGGAAGAGCTGAGTCAATCCAAAGAATTAAAAGAACAACTTAGATATTGGCAGCAATTACGGCATGATCTTGAACGAGTGCGGTTGTTGATAGAGTTGatcagaaaaagagaaaaaatgaaaaaggaaCAG TATCGCATGAAACAACAAATCATTGATCTCAAATTGAAACCGCTGCAAATTGAAATGGAACGTACACTAGTTTTGTTACAAGAACGAGACACAACTGGTATCTTTGCTGAGCCTGTAAAGCCTGAAGAg TTTGTAGATGATTTCAACTTGATGGTTCAAAACTGCTTGGATTTTAACCATGAAGGCACACTGTACTATCGGGCTGCTGTTCGCTTGAGAACACAATGCAAGCAAATCATTAAAGCtgcaagaaaacgaattaaacaAGCGGGTATTGACTCACAAACTGGGTTACATTTGGACAGACCACCTGCTCTCAGTGGCAGATGTGAAAGCTTGTCTGAGGATG ATGTCTCCTCGTTGGTTGAGAATCCCTTTATGACAATCGATGAGAAAGTGGAAGATCTGGAGCAGAAATTAGAATTTGCCAGTACCATCCAAAATGCTT tgAAACGACTGGCTCGGCAAAAAAAGCTGAGAAAGGAGATTGCAAAACTCCGGagacaaaaaagcaaaatg GACCACAGCTCTGAAACTGATGGTGCTAACGCAGCTAAGGCACAACTAACCACTGAAACTCCTCGTGTCAAAAAACGTGGCAGAAAGCGTCGTATAGATCGTGAACGTCGGAACGAAGTTTACAACGGGGAAGTAAAGATTGAACCGAAGCCAACTATACCGAGTGATTTACGACTTGATGTACCCATAACAGAACAAGTAGCAACTCAAGTTGACCAAACGGGTGAGCAGTTGCATACACAGGACCGCTTGTCACCGATTTTCATTGAACCAGAGAAAGTGGAGCGTAACCCTTCTCCTGGTCGGAGTCGGCGTAGTGGCATACTcttcaagaaaaaacagtatCAACCGGTCAAGCCGAGTCCATTGGTGTTGTACAGCTCGACGACGAGTGATGACGACAAGCGAAGTCCTTCCTCCATCAAGTTAAAATTACGTTTAGAGAGCGGAGGTTCTAACAAGGTCAACGGTGTTGGCGAGTTTGACCTTGACAACGAGACTTTGACAAGCGAAAACGAAGACCCGAACATCCGTGTTTTTAGTCACTCTCCCTCAAATATGAGCAAGCTCTCCAGTCCTCAAAGAAGAGATGCAGCAGCAGAAATAAGGGAAATGAACGGAATTGCCAACGGTGAAGTAAACGAAGCTGATGTAGATGATTGTTTTTTGGATGAGACGGAAACACACTCGGATGCGAATCTGTTGTGCTCTAGAAAACGCACTTATACCAGTAGTTCTGCCAACTCTGATTCGGAAGGAAACTTTGTTCATAGGCGTAAGACTAGCAAGCGTGGAAGACAACGAAGCACCAAGTTGTCGTTAAAACAAGAATTTAGCGATTTAGAAGGATTGGCTGATATTAAGTATGGAATTTACATGGTTAATGCAGACGAACAGGATTTGTACGATCCGAAATGTTATCCGATATCATTGGAAATGCTAACATTGACATGGGCGAAATGTAAAGGTTACCCGTCATACCCGGCTCTG ACGATCGATCCAGAAATGCCGCGCAGTGGTTATCAGGCTAATGGTGTACCCATACCCATTCCTCCAATCGAGGTTTTGCAAATGAACGATGATGACCAAAAATATTTGGTCCTATTTTTTGATGCTAGAAGAACCtg gCAGTGGTTACCTCGTGACAAAATGGAGCCACTTGGCGTTGATTCAAGGTTAGATGAACTAAAACTAATCGAGTCAAAGAAACCATCGATGCGCAAAAACGTTCAAGAAGCATACAAAAGAGCGATAACCTTTCGCAGGAGACTCGAAGTAGGCGAGAATAGTGATGGAGAAGAGATCGTACCAGTTAATGGAGACGGAAATGGCTCTCCTTTTAATGGGTTAAAATCTCCTTCGAAAGCGTTAGTCACCGGTACAAGTGAAAATGTGCCTACTTTTAGCGATAAAAACGAAGTGTGCAATTTCGAGCACGTAGTTAGAGATGTTAAACATAACGAAGAAAATATAAGTTTGAATCTTGTGGAAGCTACATAG
- the LOC130625280 gene encoding bromodomain-containing protein 1-like isoform X3: protein MDIATMLKDLQRQKCPLECPVCQKVYRSFSGISYHVIKFHSNGQIHNPTPNGFDTLSVSQSARKQPLSYADAQRMVEFDIKGNLIRNLISEPLDIEIEIDASEEEEIVMAPSPTKPPTRGTPRKRGRGRGRLVHYKHRYSDYMKKTLAAEEKKVPLPSAVYTIIPSEEILEHKVPQRTTYYRFIDKATDELDEEVEYGMDEEDYIWLEQINEIRKQSNLLPVSQEVLEMLLDRLEKESHFETRTITGDPYNLIDEDAVCSICCDGECSNSNVILFCDMCNLAVHQECYGVPYIPEGQWLCRKCLQSPSKPVDCLLCPTKSGAFKQTDTNGWAHVVCALWIPEVCFANTVFLEPIDSIANIPSARWKLLCYICKKKQGACIQCFKTNCYTAFHVTCAQQGGLYMKIEPGRTETGQATVKKVAYCDAHTPKHASRGFGTPCNSDYCSDEDSDTGSVHSKSSITSKPKNAQYQTPSAKLKEVQKKLIEKQSFKLPAVHIPFVPAHRLSKIVAKVAIAKKSQFIHQLQSYWMLKRQSRNGVPLLRRLQMNTGTGVNRNQREEYTLEELSQSKELKEQLRYWQQLRHDLERVRLLIELIRKREKMKKEQYRMKQQIIDLKLKPLQIEMERTLVLLQERDTTGIFAEPVKPEEAPDYHEFISNPMDFSTMYQKLSDYEYLNFDQFVDDFNLMVQNCLDFNHEGTLYYRAAVRLRTQCKQIIKAARKRIKQAGIDSQTGLHLDRPPALSGRCESLSEDVKRLARQKKLRKEIAKLRRQKSKMDHSSETDGANAAKAQLTTETPRVKKRGRKRRIDRERRNEVYNGEVKIEPKPTIPSDLRLDVPITEQVATQVDQTGEQLHTQDRLSPIFIEPEKVERNPSPGRSRRSGILFKKKQYQPVKPSPLVLYSSTTSDDDKRSPSSIKLKLRLESGGSNKVNGVGEFDLDNETLTSENEDPNIRVFSHSPSNMSKLSSPQRRDAAAEIREMNGIANGEVNEADVDDCFLDETETHSDANLLCSRKRTYTSSSANSDSEGNFVHRRKTSKRGRQRSTKLSLKQEFSDLEGLADIKYGIYMVNADEQDLYDPKCYPISLEMLTLTWAKCKGYPSYPALTIDPEMPRSGYQANGVPIPIPPIEVLQMNDDDQKYLVLFFDARRTWQWLPRDKMEPLGVDSRLDELKLIESKKPSMRKNVQEAYKRAITFRRRLEVGENSDGEEIVPVNGDGNGSPFNGLKSPSKALVTGTSENVPTFSDKNEVCNFEHVVRDVKHNEENISLNLVEAT, encoded by the exons ATGGATATTGCTACTATGCTGAAAGATTTGCAGAGGCAGAAGTGCCCGCTTGAATGTCCAGTTTGTCAAAAAGTATACCGTAGCTTCAGTGGTATTAGTTATCATGTTATTAAATTTCATTCCAATGGACAGATTCACAATCCAACACCAAATGGGTTTGATACCCTCTCAGTGTCTCAAAGTGCAAGAAAGCAGCCTCTATCATATGCAGATGCTCAGCGAATGGTTGAATTTGATATTAAAGGAAATCTTATTAGAAACTTAATCTCAGAACCCTTGGATATAGAGATTGAAATTGATGCTAGTGAAGAGGAAGAAATTGTCATGGCTCCCTCACCTACTAAGCCTCCAACTCGTGGAACACCTCGTAAAAGAGGAAGAGGCCGTGGGAGGCTTGTACATTATAAACATAGATATTCAGATTATATGAAAAAGACATTAGCAGCAGAAGAAAAAAAGGTTCCTTTACCTTCTGCAGTATATACTATTATACCTAGTGAAGAAATATTAGAACATAAAGTTCCCCAGCGAACTACTTATTACAGATTTATAGACAAGGCAACTGACGAACTTGACGAAGAAGTTGAATATGGAATGGATGAAGAGGATTACATATGGTTAgaacaaataaatgaaattcGAAAACAGTCAAACTTGTTGCCAGTGTCCCAAGAAGTACTTGAAATGCTTCTTGATAGATTGGAAAAAGAATCACATTTTGAAACAAGAACCATTACAGGCGATCCTTATAATTTAATTGATGAAGATGCAGTTTGTAGTATATGCTGCGATGGTGAATGTAGTAATAgtaatgttattttattttgtgatatGTGTAACTTGGCTGTACATCAAGAATGCTATGGTGTACCATATATTCCAGAGGGACAGTGGTTGTGTCGGAAATGTTTACAGTCACCGTCAAAACCGGTTGATTGTCTACTTTGTCCGACTAAAAGTGGAGCCTTCAAACAAACAGATACAAATGGCTGGGCTCATGTTGTTTGTGCACTATGGATACCTGAAGTTTGCTTTGCTAACACTGTATTTCTAGAACCAATTGACTCAATAGCAAATATTCCTTCTGCTCGATGGAAACTACTCTGTTATATATGCAAAAAGAAGCAGGGAGCATGTATtcaatgttttaaaacaaattgtTATACAGCTTTTCATGTAACCTGTGCACAACAGGGAGGTTTATATATGAAAATAGAACCAGGACGAACTGAAACTGGACAAGCAACGGTTAAAAAAGTTGCATATTGTGATGCTCACACACCAAAGCACGCTTCCCGTGGTTTTGGTACACCATGCAACAGTGATTATTGTAGTGACGAGGATAGTGACACAGGTTCTGTGCATAGCAAATCATCTATTACTTCTAAACCAAAAAATGCTCAATATCAAACACCCTCAGCAAAGTTGAAGGAAGTACAAAAGAAGTTGATtgaaaaacaaagttttaaattaCCTGCAGTTCACATTCCTTTTGTCCCAGCCCACAG acTGAGCAAAATTGTGGCTAAAGTGGCAATTGCTAAGAAGTCACAATTTATACATCAACTTCAATCATACTGGATGCTGAAAAGACAGTCCCGTAATGGTGTACCATTATTAAGGAGACTTCAAATGAACACTGGCACAGGTGTAAATAGAAATCAGCGTGAAGAATAT ACATTGGAAGAGCTGAGTCAATCCAAAGAATTAAAAGAACAACTTAGATATTGGCAGCAATTACGGCATGATCTTGAACGAGTGCGGTTGTTGATAGAGTTGatcagaaaaagagaaaaaatgaaaaaggaaCAG TATCGCATGAAACAACAAATCATTGATCTCAAATTGAAACCGCTGCAAATTGAAATGGAACGTACACTAGTTTTGTTACAAGAACGAGACACAACTGGTATCTTTGCTGAGCCTGTAAAGCCTGAAGAg GCACCTGATTACCATGAATTTATATCCAATCCAATGGACTTTTCAACAATGTATCAGAAACTTTCTGATTATGAGTATTTGAACTTTGATCAGTTTGTAGATGATTTCAACTTGATGGTTCAAAACTGCTTGGATTTTAACCATGAAGGCACACTGTACTATCGGGCTGCTGTTCGCTTGAGAACACAATGCAAGCAAATCATTAAAGCtgcaagaaaacgaattaaacaAGCGGGTATTGACTCACAAACTGGGTTACATTTGGACAGACCACCTGCTCTCAGTGGCAGATGTGAAAGCTTGTCTGAGGATG tgAAACGACTGGCTCGGCAAAAAAAGCTGAGAAAGGAGATTGCAAAACTCCGGagacaaaaaagcaaaatg GACCACAGCTCTGAAACTGATGGTGCTAACGCAGCTAAGGCACAACTAACCACTGAAACTCCTCGTGTCAAAAAACGTGGCAGAAAGCGTCGTATAGATCGTGAACGTCGGAACGAAGTTTACAACGGGGAAGTAAAGATTGAACCGAAGCCAACTATACCGAGTGATTTACGACTTGATGTACCCATAACAGAACAAGTAGCAACTCAAGTTGACCAAACGGGTGAGCAGTTGCATACACAGGACCGCTTGTCACCGATTTTCATTGAACCAGAGAAAGTGGAGCGTAACCCTTCTCCTGGTCGGAGTCGGCGTAGTGGCATACTcttcaagaaaaaacagtatCAACCGGTCAAGCCGAGTCCATTGGTGTTGTACAGCTCGACGACGAGTGATGACGACAAGCGAAGTCCTTCCTCCATCAAGTTAAAATTACGTTTAGAGAGCGGAGGTTCTAACAAGGTCAACGGTGTTGGCGAGTTTGACCTTGACAACGAGACTTTGACAAGCGAAAACGAAGACCCGAACATCCGTGTTTTTAGTCACTCTCCCTCAAATATGAGCAAGCTCTCCAGTCCTCAAAGAAGAGATGCAGCAGCAGAAATAAGGGAAATGAACGGAATTGCCAACGGTGAAGTAAACGAAGCTGATGTAGATGATTGTTTTTTGGATGAGACGGAAACACACTCGGATGCGAATCTGTTGTGCTCTAGAAAACGCACTTATACCAGTAGTTCTGCCAACTCTGATTCGGAAGGAAACTTTGTTCATAGGCGTAAGACTAGCAAGCGTGGAAGACAACGAAGCACCAAGTTGTCGTTAAAACAAGAATTTAGCGATTTAGAAGGATTGGCTGATATTAAGTATGGAATTTACATGGTTAATGCAGACGAACAGGATTTGTACGATCCGAAATGTTATCCGATATCATTGGAAATGCTAACATTGACATGGGCGAAATGTAAAGGTTACCCGTCATACCCGGCTCTG ACGATCGATCCAGAAATGCCGCGCAGTGGTTATCAGGCTAATGGTGTACCCATACCCATTCCTCCAATCGAGGTTTTGCAAATGAACGATGATGACCAAAAATATTTGGTCCTATTTTTTGATGCTAGAAGAACCtg gCAGTGGTTACCTCGTGACAAAATGGAGCCACTTGGCGTTGATTCAAGGTTAGATGAACTAAAACTAATCGAGTCAAAGAAACCATCGATGCGCAAAAACGTTCAAGAAGCATACAAAAGAGCGATAACCTTTCGCAGGAGACTCGAAGTAGGCGAGAATAGTGATGGAGAAGAGATCGTACCAGTTAATGGAGACGGAAATGGCTCTCCTTTTAATGGGTTAAAATCTCCTTCGAAAGCGTTAGTCACCGGTACAAGTGAAAATGTGCCTACTTTTAGCGATAAAAACGAAGTGTGCAATTTCGAGCACGTAGTTAGAGATGTTAAACATAACGAAGAAAATATAAGTTTGAATCTTGTGGAAGCTACATAG